The nucleotide sequence GATGATCGCCGTGATCGGGGTGCCCGCCGCCTGGGCAGGAGCCGTGAGGAGGGAGAGAAGGATCAGGGTCAGCACTCTAGTCATGAACGTCCTCGAAGAAGCAAGTGATTGAGGCCTCAAGTTTAGGCGAGAAGAGGTTGGACCCGGTCCTTCCCGGTGAGGGTGCAACGCCGATACACTCGCTACAGGTTATTCGTCCAGGGCAAAGGCCAGAGCAAGGGTCAATGCCAGGAAAGTAGGTGGACTGTCCACCTCTTGATCTACGATCTCCTCATGCTGAGCCTCAACCCGATGACCCCAGAAAGCTTCCAGCGGTTTCTCAAGCGTTCGGTGACGACGTACGCCGCAGAAAACGTCCGAAGTGGCCGGTGGACCGCCGAGGAAGCGCACGAGCGGTCCGCAGAGGAGTTTCAGACGCTCCTACCAGATGGCTCGGTGACGCCAGACAATTTCTGCTTCGATCTCCATGACGCAGACCGGAACTAGAACGTCGGCGTGCTGTGGTACAAGCTCATGCCGCGAGGCGGCCAGCAGATTGCTTTCGTCTATGAGATTGAGGTTGGAGCTGAGCATCGACGGCGTGGATATGCCCGTGAGGTGTTCAGGCTGCTCGAGCAACATGCAGCGGAACAAGGCGCAACGGCCGTACAACTGCATGTCTTCGGACACAACCACCCGGCACGGGCATTCACGAAGGTCTGGGCTTCGAACCCGT is from Deinococcus sp. Leaf326 and encodes:
- a CDS encoding N-acetyltransferase — encoded protein: MLWYKLMPRGGQQIAFVYEIEVGAEHRRRGYAREVFRLLEQHAAEQGATAVQLHVFGHNHPARAFTKVWASNP